A stretch of Octopus bimaculoides isolate UCB-OBI-ISO-001 chromosome 23, ASM119413v2, whole genome shotgun sequence DNA encodes these proteins:
- the LOC106877266 gene encoding ubiquitin-related modifier 1 has protein sequence MADLPVTLEFSGGAELLFDKIKKHQIKLPLEDNKQWKIKDLLPWIRDNMLKERPELFLQGHSVRPGILVLINDADWELMGELEYQIESDDKIVFISTLHGG, from the exons atggcGGATCTTCCTGTCACGCTGGAATTCAG TGGTGGTGCTGAACTCCTTTTCGACAAAATCAAGAAACATCAGATCAAATTGCCCCTCGAAGATAACAAACAAT GGAAAATCAAAGATCTGCTACCATGGATCCGTGATAATATGTTGAAAGAAAGACCTGAACTTTTCCTTCAAGGACACAGTGT gCGACCTGGAATTTTAGTCCTAATCAATGATGCAGACTGGGAATTAATG GGTGAACTGGAATATCAAATTGAATCAGACgataaaattgtatttatatcaACGTTACATGGAggttaa